One part of the Lachnospiraceae bacterium JLR.KK002 genome encodes these proteins:
- a CDS encoding DNA polymerase III subunit: MAGFSSIIGHKQIKEQLQKAVTTDKVSHAWIFHGPDKSGKMALARSFAMALQCEKHTGEGCMECHSCKQAISGNQPDIIYLQHEKPGTISVDDIRRQINSDISIKPYASPYKIYIVDEAEKMNVQAQNALLKTIEEPPAYGIILLLTTNTASFLPTILSRCITLNLKVVPDKKIREFLMKEYELPDYQADICTAFAQGNVGKAIQLAESEDFNEIKNSAIQLLKRVRDIDLYEMMEAVKQINHYKLEINDYFDIMTIWYRDVLYYKATSDANHLIFKDEVYDIKKQTGKSSYEGIELIIKALDKAKMRLNANVNFELVMELLLWTIKEN; the protein is encoded by the coding sequence ATGGCAGGCTTTTCAAGTATCATCGGACATAAACAGATTAAAGAACAGTTGCAGAAGGCAGTTACCACAGACAAGGTTTCCCATGCCTGGATTTTCCATGGGCCGGACAAATCCGGGAAAATGGCTCTGGCCAGAAGTTTTGCCATGGCTTTGCAATGTGAAAAACATACCGGGGAAGGATGTATGGAATGCCATTCCTGCAAACAGGCAATATCCGGCAATCAGCCGGATATCATTTACCTGCAGCATGAAAAGCCTGGCACCATTTCCGTAGACGACATCCGCAGACAGATTAACAGCGATATTTCCATAAAGCCCTATGCTTCTCCCTACAAAATTTACATTGTGGACGAAGCGGAAAAAATGAACGTACAGGCTCAGAACGCCCTTCTGAAAACCATCGAAGAACCGCCTGCTTACGGAATTATCCTGCTTCTGACTACCAATACGGCTTCTTTTCTTCCCACAATTCTGTCCCGGTGCATTACCCTGAACCTGAAAGTAGTTCCGGACAAGAAGATTCGTGAGTTTCTTATGAAAGAATACGAACTTCCGGATTACCAGGCCGACATCTGCACAGCTTTTGCCCAGGGAAATGTGGGAAAGGCCATTCAGCTTGCGGAGTCAGAGGATTTCAACGAGATAAAAAATTCCGCTATCCAGCTTCTGAAACGTGTCCGGGACATTGATTTATACGAAATGATGGAAGCGGTAAAACAAATCAATCATTACAAACTGGAAATCAACGATTATTTCGATATCATGACCATCTGGTACCGGGATGTTCTGTACTATAAAGCTACTTCAGACGCCAATCATCTGATTTTTAAGGATGAGGTTTACGACATAAAAAAACAGACAGGCAAAAGTTCCTACGAAGGAATTGAACTCATTATCAAAGCGCTGGATAAGGCCAAAATGCGCCTGAACGCCAATGTGAATTTTGAACTGGTCATGGAACTTCTGCTATGGACCATAAAGGAGAATTAA
- a CDS encoding stage 0 sporulation family protein — MIKVVGVRFRTAGKIYYFDPKNYKMEEGDHVIVETARGVEFGTVMIPPKEVDSDRVVQPLKPVIRVATAEDEKIESKNRQKEKEAFKICLEKIQKHKMEMKLVDAEYTFDNNKLLFYFTADGRIDFRELVKDLASVFRTRIELRQIGVRDETKILGGIGICGRPLCCNTFLSEFAPVSIKMAKEQNLSLNPSKISGVCGRLMCCLKNEEETYEYLNSRLPSVGDYVTTDDKLKGEVQSVSVLRQTVKVIVETDDEKEIREYKVEQLRFKPKRRKEHLKLSAEELKELSALEDKGKSKIDDTH; from the coding sequence ATGATAAAAGTAGTTGGAGTCAGATTCCGCACCGCCGGAAAAATATATTATTTTGACCCCAAAAATTATAAAATGGAGGAAGGCGACCACGTAATTGTGGAGACAGCCAGAGGGGTGGAATTCGGTACGGTAATGATTCCTCCCAAAGAAGTGGATTCGGACAGGGTGGTTCAGCCCTTAAAGCCCGTAATCCGGGTGGCCACCGCCGAAGATGAAAAAATTGAATCAAAAAACCGGCAGAAGGAAAAAGAAGCGTTTAAAATCTGTCTGGAAAAAATACAGAAGCACAAAATGGAAATGAAACTGGTGGACGCAGAGTACACTTTCGACAATAACAAACTGCTGTTTTATTTTACAGCGGACGGAAGAATTGATTTCCGGGAACTGGTAAAAGATCTGGCCTCCGTATTCCGTACCAGAATTGAGCTGCGCCAGATCGGCGTCCGGGATGAAACCAAAATTTTAGGCGGCATCGGTATCTGCGGCAGGCCCCTTTGCTGCAACACCTTTCTCTCCGAGTTTGCCCCGGTGTCCATCAAAATGGCCAAGGAACAGAATCTTTCCCTGAATCCTTCCAAAATATCCGGGGTCTGCGGCAGACTCATGTGCTGCCTGAAAAATGAGGAGGAAACCTATGAATACCTGAACAGCCGCCTTCCCAGCGTGGGAGATTACGTTACCACCGACGACAAATTAAAGGGAGAGGTGCAGAGTGTCAGCGTGCTGCGCCAGACCGTCAAGGTGATTGTGGAAACCGACGATGAAAAAGAAATCCGGGAATATAAAGTGGAACAGTTGCGGTTTAAGCCCAAGCGCAGAAAGGAGCACCTGAAGCTCTCTGCGGAGGAATTAAAAGAACTTTCCGCACTGGAAGACAAGGGAAAATCCAAAATTGACGATACTCATTAA
- a CDS encoding methyl-accepting chemotaxis protein, giving the protein MKAKRSISGKILFNTIIMMVFLAAVFIVLMTRSMKSLTDSVLSNALPSIVKTASQSVEGSMHMLADRIFMIGDNEVMISPGSTQEQKMQVLDKAQSGIEFVWLGLYDREGNLYLGEEACPESIQGRKMFALMEETQNLVVDDVFSEDDSLELAVGLPITDSEGEFLYYLVGSYSYDILKDVLNSINISANGEALIVNAEGLIMGHRNTELVKSKTDMEAYVGSRDMEEKAVSGETGVLVLEDPRDTKLISYVPINGTSWFLTIIVPRNDFMGPANDSIFMGICITLGLLVLAGIFTIRFSSLIRKSLKSVTGRIELLANGDLKTPADVIRTKDETQVLSASLNNTITSINGYISELSEILSSISEGNFDVSAEGDFNGDFVVMKESLNRIIVSLNQMLTSVQDSSGEVLETAGIVSESAIQVHTGSSEQSNSLMVLTEETRAIEENIYEVDNNTRRAGELMEKAIASMDAGDKNMKNLLQAMEDINANSIEITKVNRILENIASQTNMLALNASVEASRAGEAGKGFAVVAQEVRMLAAQSTESAQHASEIITGSLEAIKNGVAYANQAAESFENIGDVSGQMSEITRQLEKSVKIQKESLENMAEQIAQINDVAQKNLNASYESTTASQKLHKQAEKLQYISGQFRLRRDR; this is encoded by the coding sequence GTGAAAGCAAAGAGAAGCATCAGTGGAAAAATTCTGTTTAACACGATTATTATGATGGTTTTCCTGGCGGCAGTATTTATTGTATTGATGACCCGTTCCATGAAGTCTCTGACAGACAGCGTGTTGTCCAATGCGCTTCCCTCTATTGTAAAGACTGCGTCTCAGAGCGTGGAAGGAAGCATGCACATGCTGGCGGACCGAATTTTTATGATTGGAGATAATGAGGTGATGATTTCGCCAGGCAGCACACAGGAACAGAAAATGCAGGTTCTTGATAAGGCACAGTCCGGAATAGAATTTGTATGGCTGGGTCTTTATGACAGGGAAGGAAATCTGTACCTGGGAGAAGAAGCATGTCCGGAATCCATACAGGGGCGGAAGATGTTTGCCCTTATGGAGGAAACTCAGAATCTGGTGGTAGATGATGTTTTTTCAGAGGATGACAGTCTGGAGCTTGCGGTAGGTCTGCCCATTACCGACAGTGAAGGAGAATTCCTGTATTATCTTGTGGGAAGTTACAGTTATGATATTTTAAAGGACGTGCTGAACAGTATCAATATCAGCGCCAACGGAGAGGCCCTGATTGTAAATGCAGAGGGCCTGATTATGGGCCATCGGAATACAGAACTGGTGAAAAGTAAAACAGATATGGAAGCGTATGTGGGCTCCCGTGATATGGAGGAAAAAGCAGTTTCAGGAGAAACAGGTGTTCTTGTACTGGAAGATCCCAGAGATACGAAGCTCATCAGCTATGTTCCCATTAATGGAACCAGCTGGTTTCTCACTATTATTGTTCCAAGAAATGATTTTATGGGGCCTGCCAATGACAGTATTTTCATGGGAATCTGCATTACTCTGGGGCTTCTGGTTCTGGCCGGGATTTTTACGATACGTTTTTCATCTCTTATCCGCAAATCTCTGAAAAGTGTTACAGGCCGGATTGAGCTTCTGGCAAACGGAGATTTGAAAACGCCTGCGGACGTTATTCGGACAAAGGATGAAACTCAGGTGCTTTCTGCATCTTTAAATAATACCATTACCAGTATCAACGGGTATATTTCCGAACTGTCCGAAATTCTTTCCAGTATTTCCGAGGGGAATTTTGACGTGTCGGCGGAAGGTGATTTTAACGGTGATTTTGTGGTTATGAAAGAATCCCTGAACCGGATTATTGTTTCCCTGAATCAGATGCTGACTTCCGTGCAGGATTCCTCCGGAGAGGTTCTGGAGACAGCAGGTATTGTGTCAGAAAGTGCGATTCAGGTACATACGGGTTCCAGTGAACAGTCCAATTCCCTGATGGTGCTTACAGAGGAAACCAGAGCCATTGAAGAAAATATTTATGAGGTGGACAATAATACCAGACGTGCGGGAGAACTGATGGAAAAAGCCATAGCCAGCATGGACGCCGGCGATAAGAATATGAAGAATCTGTTACAGGCCATGGAGGATATTAACGCCAATTCCATTGAAATCACCAAGGTGAACAGAATTCTGGAAAATATAGCTTCTCAGACCAATATGCTGGCGTTGAATGCTTCTGTGGAAGCCAGCCGTGCAGGAGAGGCAGGAAAAGGCTTTGCTGTGGTTGCCCAGGAAGTGCGTATGCTGGCGGCTCAGAGTACGGAATCGGCACAACATGCTTCTGAAATTATCACAGGCTCTCTGGAAGCCATTAAAAATGGTGTCGCTTATGCAAATCAGGCGGCAGAATCTTTTGAGAATATCGGAGATGTGTCCGGTCAGATGTCGGAAATCACCAGACAGCTTGAGAAATCTGTGAAGATTCAGAAAGAATCCCTGGAAAATATGGCAGAGCAGATTGCTCAGATTAATGATGTGGCTCAGAAAAATCTGAATGCAAGTTATGAAAGCACCACTGCCAGCCAGAAACTCCACAAACAGGCAGAGAAACTGCAGTATATTTCCGGACAGTTTCGGTTAAGGAGGGACAGATAA
- a CDS encoding tRNA1(Val) (adenine(37)-N6)-methyltransferase, with the protein MSVTLLEHERLDELHRNGYFIIQNPEKFCFGMDAVLLSGFARIRPGETVLDLGTGTGIIPILLEAKTQGEHFTGLEIQTESADMARRSVQYNHLEDKITIETGNIKDASKLFGASSFHVITTNPPYMTDRHGLTNPSEAKAIARHEILCSLEDVIRESARVLKPQGRFYMVHRPFRLAEIMVLMHRYGLEPKRMQMVHPFVDKEPNMVLMEGLRGGKPRITVEKPLIVYREPGVYTDEIYDIYGY; encoded by the coding sequence ATGTCTGTAACATTACTGGAACATGAACGGCTGGACGAGCTGCACCGAAACGGATACTTTATCATTCAGAATCCGGAAAAATTCTGTTTCGGCATGGACGCAGTGCTTCTTTCCGGTTTTGCCAGAATCAGGCCCGGAGAAACCGTGCTGGATTTGGGAACCGGAACGGGAATTATACCCATCCTGCTGGAAGCCAAAACGCAGGGAGAACATTTTACCGGACTGGAAATCCAGACGGAAAGCGCTGATATGGCCAGACGCAGCGTACAGTACAACCATCTGGAAGATAAAATTACCATAGAAACCGGCAATATCAAAGATGCTTCAAAACTGTTTGGAGCATCTTCTTTTCATGTGATAACCACCAATCCGCCCTATATGACAGACCGCCATGGCCTGACCAATCCCAGCGAGGCAAAAGCCATTGCCCGCCATGAAATCCTCTGCTCTCTGGAGGATGTGATTCGGGAAAGCGCCAGAGTGTTAAAGCCCCAGGGGCGTTTCTATATGGTGCACCGCCCTTTCCGGCTGGCGGAAATCATGGTGCTGATGCATCGATACGGACTGGAACCGAAACGAATGCAGATGGTTCATCCCTTTGTGGACAAAGAGCCCAATATGGTTCTTATGGAAGGGCTTCGGGGCGGAAAACCCAGGATTACTGTGGAAAAACCCTTAATCGTCTACCGGGAACCCGGCGTCTATACCGATGAAATCTATGATATTTACGGGTATTAG
- the rsmI gene encoding 16S rRNA (cytidine(1402)-2'-O)-methyltransferase, producing the protein MQGKLYLCATPIGNLEDITLRVLRTLQEVDLIAAEDTRNSIRLLNHFNIKTPMTSYHEYNKIEKAYQLVEKMRQGQNVALITDAGTPGISDPGEDFVRICQESGISVTSLPGPAACITALTISGLPTRRFAFEAFLPRDKKERAAILDSLRQETRTIILYEAPHHLVKTLEELYETLGNRAITLCRELTKKYETVFSTSISGAISYYREQEPRGEFVLVIQGKSQQQILREQQQSWETIPLEEHMQQYERQGISRKEAMKLVAKDRGISKRDVYGMLLEQKESEIKT; encoded by the coding sequence ATGCAGGGCAAATTATATCTATGCGCAACTCCTATTGGGAATCTGGAGGATATTACCTTAAGGGTTCTCAGAACCTTACAGGAAGTGGATTTGATTGCGGCGGAAGATACCCGCAACTCCATCAGGCTTCTGAACCATTTTAACATTAAAACCCCCATGACCAGCTATCATGAATACAATAAAATTGAAAAAGCGTATCAGCTTGTAGAAAAAATGCGGCAGGGACAGAATGTGGCACTGATTACCGACGCCGGAACCCCCGGTATCTCCGACCCCGGAGAAGATTTCGTACGTATCTGCCAGGAATCAGGTATTTCCGTCACCTCCCTGCCAGGGCCCGCCGCCTGTATTACAGCCCTGACTATATCCGGCCTTCCCACCAGACGCTTTGCCTTTGAAGCCTTTCTGCCCAGAGACAAAAAAGAACGGGCCGCCATACTGGATTCCCTGCGGCAGGAAACCCGTACCATCATTCTTTATGAAGCGCCCCATCATCTTGTAAAAACACTGGAAGAACTTTATGAGACACTGGGAAACCGCGCCATTACCCTCTGCCGGGAGCTTACCAAAAAATATGAAACCGTCTTTTCCACCAGTATTTCCGGTGCGATTTCTTATTACAGAGAACAGGAACCGCGGGGAGAATTCGTCCTGGTTATTCAGGGAAAGAGTCAGCAGCAGATACTCAGAGAACAGCAGCAGAGCTGGGAAACCATTCCCCTGGAAGAACACATGCAGCAATATGAACGTCAGGGCATTTCCAGAAAAGAAGCCATGAAGCTGGTGGCAAAAGACCGGGGGATTTCCAAACGGGATGTGTATGGGATGCTGCTGGAACAAAAAGAATCAGAAATAAAAACTTGA
- a CDS encoding guanylate kinase, with protein MGKIFCLMGKSSCGKDTLYKRILSDPSLPLQTLVPYTTRPMRDGETEGVEYYFRTESQRQELERQGKIIELRSYETVHGIWKYFTVNDHQIHLERHNYLLIGTLESFKKLRSYFGPDTLVPIYIELEDGERLQRALNRERLQTVPGYTELCRRFLADEKDFSQENLQKAGITLSFSNHDLEICTENIISFIKANMDKVTSS; from the coding sequence ATGGGAAAAATATTTTGCTTAATGGGAAAAAGCTCATGCGGGAAAGATACTTTGTACAAACGTATTCTGTCAGACCCCTCTCTCCCCCTGCAGACTCTTGTGCCTTACACCACAAGGCCCATGCGGGACGGAGAGACAGAAGGCGTGGAATATTATTTTCGGACAGAATCACAGCGGCAGGAGCTGGAACGCCAGGGAAAAATCATTGAACTTCGCTCCTATGAAACCGTGCACGGTATCTGGAAATATTTTACGGTAAACGACCACCAGATTCATCTGGAGCGCCATAACTATCTGCTGATCGGCACACTGGAATCTTTTAAAAAACTCCGGTCATATTTCGGCCCGGATACTCTGGTTCCCATTTATATTGAACTGGAAGACGGAGAACGCCTTCAACGGGCCCTGAACCGGGAACGTCTCCAGACAGTGCCCGGATACACAGAACTGTGCCGCCGGTTTCTGGCTGATGAAAAAGACTTTTCCCAGGAAAATCTGCAGAAAGCCGGAATCACTCTTTCCTTTTCCAATCACGATCTGGAAATCTGTACAGAAAACATCATTTCCTTTATAAAGGCAAATATGGATAAAGTTACTTCATCCTGA
- a CDS encoding FMN-binding protein has translation MRKKKFYIVICLILTLAFFCSGCGRKSSSRWQDGYYTATMEEYSFGWKEFVTICVMNNKIVSVEYNAKNPAGFIKSWDIAYMRNMNADQGTYPNRYTRVYGAQLLEKQSADEIDTVAGASSSGGNFRKLAAAVLEHAETGDTEIAVIPVEKEEE, from the coding sequence ATGAGGAAAAAGAAATTTTATATTGTGATTTGCCTTATTCTGACGCTGGCGTTCTTCTGTTCGGGATGCGGCAGAAAATCGTCTTCCCGGTGGCAGGACGGATATTATACTGCAACTATGGAAGAATATAGTTTCGGATGGAAGGAGTTTGTCACGATCTGCGTGATGAATAACAAAATTGTCAGTGTGGAATATAATGCGAAAAATCCTGCGGGCTTTATCAAATCCTGGGATATTGCTTATATGCGGAATATGAATGCTGATCAGGGTACTTATCCCAATCGGTATACACGAGTTTATGGGGCTCAGCTGCTGGAGAAGCAGAGTGCAGATGAGATTGATACTGTTGCAGGTGCTTCTTCCTCCGGGGGGAATTTCCGGAAGCTGGCTGCAGCAGTGCTGGAACACGCTGAAACAGGGGATACGGAAATTGCGGTAATTCCGGTGGAAAAAGAAGAGGAATGA
- a CDS encoding YaaR family protein encodes MALKVDPVNALQPAEPSQPVEKGDGSFKFTLASQVEEAELQEKLNGLMNDITAQGEKLSEHMDIRDMKKYRELVKDFLNEVVNRSHKFSRENFLDRRGRHRVYGIVKLVDKNLDDLASELVKDEKDHLAILSKVGEIRGLLLDIST; translated from the coding sequence ATGGCACTCAAAGTAGATCCCGTAAATGCCCTGCAGCCGGCAGAACCTTCCCAGCCGGTGGAAAAGGGAGATGGCAGCTTTAAGTTTACCCTGGCAAGTCAGGTAGAAGAAGCGGAACTGCAGGAAAAGCTCAACGGTCTCATGAACGACATTACCGCGCAGGGAGAAAAGCTGTCCGAACACATGGATATCCGGGATATGAAAAAATACCGGGAGCTGGTAAAAGATTTTCTGAATGAGGTGGTAAACCGTTCTCACAAATTTTCCAGAGAAAACTTTCTGGACCGCAGAGGCAGGCACCGGGTTTACGGAATTGTCAAACTGGTGGATAAGAACCTGGATGATCTTGCCAGCGAGCTGGTAAAGGACGAAAAGGACCATCTTGCCATTTTAAGCAAAGTAGGAGAAATCCGCGGTCTGCTTCTGGACATTTCCACCTGA
- a CDS encoding aminotransferase class I/II-fold pyridoxal phosphate-dependent enzyme produces MPDLFYTMQKSCFLDQKLQSYTESDCYPFHMPGHKRGNLELPNPYSIDITEIEGFDNLHHPEGILQDAQSRAAEAFGANETFYLINGSTSGILSAISAALPRKGTLLMSRNSHKSAYHAAYLMELETIYLLPMAAKFGISGSIPPVFVEQALNDFPQINGVFITSPTYDGIVSDIQAIADLVHARNLPLIVDEAHGAHFTFSDRFPRPALKCGADIVIQSLHKTLPCLTQTALLHVNSSRVDTGLLKRFLNIYQTSSPSYLLMASMEQCTRFMQEEGAGRMEQFTELLDQFYKNAENLRRLKVFHRDSCSDETCFDHDFSKILISTGNTGLTGIQLYHMLLQNYHLQMEMSSGHYVTALTSLMDRPQGFQRLISALEETDRKTRPSEPVRPDRLLTAEMIYQIPKPGMSISAAIDQNSDILPLKASTGHTSQEYIYLYPPGIPLVAPGEILTGKLLSTISQCRKQGLSITGPTDMKNENIRVVKL; encoded by the coding sequence ATGCCTGATCTGTTTTACACCATGCAGAAATCATGTTTTCTGGACCAGAAACTTCAGTCTTACACAGAAAGCGACTGTTATCCCTTCCATATGCCGGGCCATAAACGCGGGAATCTGGAACTTCCCAACCCTTATTCCATTGACATAACGGAAATTGAAGGATTTGACAATCTTCACCACCCGGAAGGTATTCTGCAGGACGCCCAATCACGGGCGGCAGAAGCCTTTGGGGCCAACGAGACCTTTTATCTGATAAACGGAAGCACCAGCGGTATTTTAAGCGCCATCAGTGCTGCCCTTCCCCGGAAGGGCACCCTTCTGATGTCCCGAAACAGTCATAAATCCGCTTATCACGCCGCCTATCTGATGGAGTTAGAGACCATTTACCTGCTGCCGATGGCTGCAAAATTCGGTATTTCCGGTTCCATTCCCCCGGTTTTTGTGGAACAGGCTCTCAATGATTTTCCTCAGATAAACGGTGTGTTTATTACCTCCCCCACTTATGACGGCATTGTATCTGACATTCAGGCCATTGCAGACCTTGTGCACGCCCGGAATCTGCCTCTGATTGTGGATGAAGCCCATGGGGCTCATTTTACCTTTTCCGACAGATTTCCCAGGCCTGCGCTCAAATGCGGTGCAGATATCGTAATACAGAGCCTGCACAAAACTCTCCCCTGCCTGACACAGACAGCTCTGCTCCATGTGAATTCCAGCCGGGTGGATACAGGACTGCTGAAACGTTTTCTGAATATTTATCAGACCAGTTCCCCCTCCTATCTGCTGATGGCTTCCATGGAACAGTGTACCCGCTTTATGCAGGAAGAGGGGGCCGGACGGATGGAGCAATTTACAGAACTGCTGGATCAGTTTTATAAAAACGCAGAAAATCTCCGCCGCCTTAAGGTTTTTCACAGAGATTCCTGCTCCGATGAAACCTGTTTTGACCATGATTTTTCCAAAATTCTGATTTCCACAGGGAACACCGGGCTGACCGGAATACAGTTATACCATATGCTACTGCAGAATTATCATCTGCAGATGGAAATGTCCTCCGGCCATTATGTGACAGCCCTGACCTCCCTTATGGACCGGCCCCAGGGATTCCAGCGCCTGATTTCAGCGCTGGAAGAAACTGACCGCAAAACACGTCCTTCCGAACCTGTCCGGCCAGACAGGCTTCTGACTGCGGAAATGATTTACCAGATTCCAAAACCTGGTATGTCCATTTCTGCGGCCATTGACCAGAACAGCGATATCCTGCCGCTGAAAGCCTCCACCGGCCATACCAGCCAGGAATATATTTATCTGTATCCCCCCGGAATCCCTCTGGTGGCTCCCGGAGAAATTCTCACCGGAAAGCTCCTTTCCACCATTTCCCAGTGCCGGAAACAGGGACTTTCCATTACCGGACCAACAGATATGAAAAATGAAAACATACGGGTGGTGAAACTGTAG
- a CDS encoding DUF885 domain-containing protein, protein MEKIFFRKKSAVTKAGKRILLFLLPVLFLCLQTGCGGGQGTREDFSAYLDRMFRSEITASTLNMHYNLAHPENYGITDYKVTYGSISADADRETGAVLENWKKNLKKFRKKDLSVSQQMTYDIMMDYIEDELPAEKFSLYREILKPSTGFQSQLPVLLAEYTFYDEKDVQDYLELMSATPDLFLQIMDVERRKAAQGLFMADFAVDDIVSQCRNFTQEPEHNYLLSTFDDRVDEAEFLTPEQAETYKVKNRQIVTGELIPAYDKLAEDLLKLKGSGRNTGGLCGLEGGKEFYKYLVKDTTGSDMSVEEMQAQTKAQRKQDLEALAQISVKYPDIGRKCTNYQLPTEDPEQILQDLQNKMQQDFLAPPQVSFTIKEVHPSLEEYTAPAFYLTPPIDDISQNCIYINKSKGDEKMQLYTTLAHEGFPGHLYQNVMERSCGLEPARSLFGSSGYAEGWATYVEMQSYYYADVSPEVAAFLQKNQSALLSLYASADLGIHYDGWSLRDTIDFFSGYRITDKKVIQEIYKLIVEEPAHYLKYYIGYLEFLNLREYAMNQYGEQYSDYKFHSALMKMGTAPFEILKKYLREYWDM, encoded by the coding sequence ATGGAAAAAATATTTTTCAGAAAAAAATCTGCTGTTACAAAAGCCGGAAAAAGAATACTTCTGTTTCTGCTGCCCGTCCTGTTTTTATGTCTGCAGACAGGATGTGGGGGAGGGCAGGGAACCAGGGAGGATTTTTCTGCATATCTGGACAGGATGTTCCGCTCGGAAATTACAGCCAGTACCCTGAATATGCATTATAATCTGGCTCATCCGGAAAATTATGGTATTACTGATTATAAAGTTACATATGGCAGTATTTCTGCGGATGCTGACAGGGAAACCGGGGCTGTGCTGGAAAACTGGAAAAAAAATCTTAAGAAATTCCGGAAGAAGGATTTGTCCGTTTCCCAGCAGATGACATATGATATTATGATGGATTATATTGAGGATGAACTTCCGGCAGAAAAATTCAGCCTTTACCGGGAGATTTTAAAACCATCCACCGGCTTCCAGTCTCAGCTTCCGGTATTGCTGGCGGAGTATACTTTTTACGATGAAAAAGATGTGCAGGATTATCTGGAGCTCATGTCCGCCACACCGGATTTATTTCTGCAGATTATGGATGTGGAGCGCAGAAAGGCGGCCCAGGGACTGTTTATGGCGGATTTTGCAGTAGATGACATTGTAAGTCAGTGCAGGAATTTTACCCAGGAGCCGGAACATAATTATCTCCTTTCCACCTTTGACGACCGGGTAGATGAGGCGGAATTTCTCACACCGGAGCAGGCGGAAACATATAAAGTAAAGAATCGTCAGATTGTAACGGGAGAATTAATACCCGCCTATGATAAACTGGCGGAAGATTTGCTGAAATTAAAAGGCTCCGGAAGAAATACCGGAGGTCTGTGCGGACTGGAGGGAGGGAAAGAATTTTATAAATATCTGGTGAAGGACACCACAGGCTCAGACATGTCCGTAGAGGAAATGCAGGCTCAGACAAAAGCGCAGCGGAAACAGGATCTGGAAGCACTGGCACAGATTTCCGTAAAATATCCGGATATCGGACGGAAATGTACCAATTACCAGCTTCCCACAGAAGACCCGGAACAAATCCTGCAGGATTTGCAGAATAAAATGCAGCAGGATTTTCTGGCGCCGCCTCAGGTTTCCTTTACCATAAAGGAAGTACATCCTTCTCTGGAGGAATATACGGCTCCTGCTTTTTATCTGACTCCGCCTATTGATGATATCTCTCAGAACTGTATTTATATTAATAAATCCAAAGGCGATGAGAAAATGCAGCTCTATACCACTCTGGCCCATGAGGGATTTCCAGGGCACCTGTATCAGAATGTCATGGAGAGAAGCTGCGGTCTGGAACCTGCCCGCAGCCTGTTCGGAAGCAGCGGATATGCGGAGGGGTGGGCCACCTACGTGGAAATGCAGTCTTATTATTATGCGGATGTCTCTCCGGAGGTGGCTGCATTTCTCCAGAAGAACCAGTCTGCCCTGCTGAGCCTTTATGCCAGTGCGGATTTGGGCATTCATTACGATGGATGGAGCCTGCGGGATACCATTGATTTTTTTTCCGGGTATCGGATTACGGATAAGAAAGTAATTCAGGAAATCTATAAGCTGATTGTGGAGGAGCCGGCTCATTACCTGAAATATTACATTGGATATCTGGAATTTCTGAATCTGAGAGAGTACGCCATGAACCAGTATGGGGAACAGTACAGTGACTATAAATTTCACAGTGCCCTGATGAAAATGGGAACAGCGCCTTTTGAGATTTTGAAAAAATATCTGAGGGAGTATTGGGATATGTAA